From Coffea arabica cultivar ET-39 chromosome 9c, Coffea Arabica ET-39 HiFi, whole genome shotgun sequence, one genomic window encodes:
- the LOC113708143 gene encoding subtilisin-like protease: MTSLHILTLMILAITFYSLPISSHDLHGQTILETYIIHVELPDDIDQISTADFRSNEYLETWYNSFLPTTATASSNEASPRIVYSYRNVFKGFAAKLSAEDVKEMEKKPGFVLARKQKMLSLSTTHTPSFLGLNLQQNSGFWRQSNYGREIIIGVVDTGIVPDHPSFDDEGMPPPPAKWKGRCDFNSSVCNNKLIGARYFHDGNGSPLDEIGHGTHTASTAAGNYVRGANVLGNANGTAVGIAPLAHLAMYKVCTPDGCSESDIIAAMDAAIEDGVDILSISLVGGEDQFYANSVLLGAYSAMQKGIFVSCSAGNDGPFESSLSNEAPWVMTVGASTIDRNIRATAVLGNKQEFHGESLYQPKDFPPALHPLFYPAGMNQSDLDSRYCNAASLNKTEVEGKIVVCHVGGDLTGIEKGQNIKDLDGVGMILINPEKDGYTTFADAHVLPATLLSYADGLKVMAYINSTKSPVAAISFKGTVIGHNHAPMVASFSSRGPSRASPGILKPDIIGPGVNILAGWNESIENNTKSKLNFNVISGTSMSCPHLSGAAALLKSAHPKWSPAAIKSAIMTTADLVNLAKNPIEDERHLPASIFAVGSGHVNPSRANNPGLIYDIEPTDYVPYLCGLMNYTDKEVGLLTQSKVNCAKESSIPEAQLNYPSFSIIFGSPVQRYTRTVTNVGEAKSTYNVKVVAPKGVKVTVVPHTLNFSKVNQKLTYEVIFTRLEAAAEGIVSQGSLSWNSAKYSVRSPIVAIVNGN; encoded by the coding sequence ATGACTTCATTGCATATTCTTACCCTGATGATACTGGCCATCACTTTTTATTCATTGCCTATCTCTTCGCATGATTTGCATGGACAAACCATTTTAGAGACTTACATTATCCATGTTGAGTTGCCTGAtgacattgatcaaatttccaCTGCAGATTTCAGGTCAAATGAATATCTTGAAACTTGGTACAACTCTTTTTTACCAACAACAGCTACTGCAAGCTCAAATGAAGCAAGTCCTCGCATTGTTTATTCTTATCGCAATGTTTTCAAAGGATTTGCTGCCAAACTATCAGCTGAGGACGTaaaagagatggaaaagaaGCCTGGTTTTGTACTAGCACGAAAACAGAAGATGCTGTCTCTGAGTACCACCCACACTCCTAGCTTTTTGGGGCTGAATTTGCAACAGAACTCGGGGTTTTGGAGGCAATCAAACTACGGCAGAGAAATCATCATTGGAGTGGTGGACACTGGGATTGTCCCTGACCACCCTTCGTTCGATGATGAAGGAATGCCTCCACCACCTGCTAAATGGAAGGGGAGGTGCGACTTCAATTCATCAGTTTGCAACAACAAACTGATAGGAGCCAGATATTTCCACGATGGGAATGGTTCGCCATTGGATGAGATTGGCCATGGTACTCACACAGCAAGCACAGCTGCTGGAAACTACGTCAGAGGTGCAAATGTATTAGGCAATGCCAATGGAACTGCAGTTGGTATTGCCCCTCTTGCTCACTTGGCCATGTATAAAGTATGTACACCAGATGGATGTTCAGAGAGTGATATAATAGCTGCTATGGATGCTGCTATAGAAGATGGGGTTGATATCCTTTCCATTTCTCTTGTAGGAGGGGAAGATCAGTTTTATGCAAATAGTGTATTGCTAGGAGCATACAGTGCAATGCAAAAAGGAATTTTTGTCAGTTGCTCAGCAGGAAATGATGGCCCATTTGAAAGTTCTTTATCCAATGAAGCCCCCTGGGTCATGACTGTTGGTGCAAGCACCATTGACAGAAACATAAGGGCAACTGCCGTGCTTGGTAACAAGCAGGAATTTCATGGCGAGTCACTATATCAACCCAAGGATTTTCCTCCCGCATTGCATCCTTTATTCTACCCTGCAGGCATGAACCAGAGTGATTTGGACTCACGATACTGCAACGCAGCATCACTGAACAAGACTGAAGTGGAGGGAAAGATAGTGGTTTGCCATGTTGGAGGTGATCTTACAGGAATTGAAAAGGGGCAAAACATCAAGGATCTTGATGGTGTTGGAATGATACTTATTAACCCAGAGAAGGATGGTTACACCACTTTCGCTGATGCTCATGTCCTTCCTGCTACCCTTTTAAGTTATGCTGATGGACTCAAGGTCATGGCCTACATAAACTCAACGAAGTCACCTGTTGCAGCGATCTCTTTCAAAGGAACTGTCATTGGACACAATCATGCTCCAATGGTCGCTTCTTTTTCTTCTAGAGGTCCAAGCCGAGCAAGCCCAGGTATTCTGAAGCCTGATATAATTGGCCCTGGCGTAAACATTCTCGCCGGTTGGAATGAATCCATCGAAAACAACACGAAATCAAAACTGAACTTCAATGTGATCTCGGGCACTTCAATGTCTTGCCCTCATTTGAGTGGTGCTGCAGCACTTCTGAAAAGTGCTCATCCTAAATGGTCTCCAGCAGCCATTAAGTCTGCGATAATGACCACAGCTGATCTTGTGAATCTTGCGAAGAACCCCATTGAGGATGAAAGGCATCTTCCAGCAAGCATTTTTGCAGTTGGTTCAGGCCACGTTAATCCGTCTAGAGCAAACAATCCAGGGCTAATATATGACATTGAACCAACAGACTACGTGCCATATTTGTGCGGTTTGATGAATTACACTGACAAGGAGGTCGGTTTATTAACACAAAGCAAGGTGAACTGCGCAAAAGAATCAAGCATACCTGAAGCACAGTTAAACTACCCttcattttcaatcatttttggATCACCTGTTCAGAGGTACACAAGAACAGTTACCAATGTTGGTGAGGCTAAATCCACGTACAACGTTAAGGTTGTTGCACCCAAAGGTGTTAAAGTGACAGTGGTACCTCATACTCTCAATTTCTCAAAGGTAAATCAGAAGTTGACATATGAAGTTATCTTTACTCGATTGGAAGCGGCCGCTGAGGGGATTGTGTCTCAAGGGTCTCTTTCTTGGAATTCTGCAAAGTACTCAGTCCGGAGCCCAATTGTTGCAATTGTTAATGGGAATTAA
- the LOC113707710 gene encoding pentatricopeptide repeat-containing protein At4g35850, mitochondrial produces MKLLQSISGHNRFVLRAIGRRYFAGYSAEEYARKNYANNESEYNTVINSLTAQRRHYLLRDVYDDMMLDGVKPERDTFHSLIIGTMKGSRLQDAFFFRDEMKAMGLIPDVALYNFLISTCGKCHNSDQAILLLEEMKRYGVKLTGQTYVCLLNACAALGRLDRVLPIVKEMTAGGLGLNRFCYAGLITAHRNRIPLSDDVASKIIELVEQSKGWASVDRSKTTAENVMMGITDEELYNMPTAEYVRRRGGFVNRLLTVYHVAFHALADLANVKAMEALWDMLRKDGQLPDIFILLQIMRCYLYSGDIDRGQQIFEDYMSSGKAPVPELYITLTEGAMRGYTAKGMQLAQDTLVNMNSRNFFLSPKQGNDLLLAASGEETGGFTTANLIWDMMQARNFIPSLPAVEAYYNGLKRREIPEDDERLTLVSRTLENLRARRFSGPFPQS; encoded by the exons ATGAAGCTCCTCCAATCCATATCCG GCCACAATCGGTTTGTTCTTCGAGCAATTGGGCGCAGATACTTTGCAGGATATTCTGCAGAAGAATACGCCAGGAAAAATTACGCCAACAATGAATCCGAATACAACACCGTTATCAACTCTCTCACTGCTCAAAGAAGGCATTATCTACTGAGGGATGTTTATGATGATATGATGCTTGATGGGGTCAAGCCAGAGAGGGATACTTTCCATTCACTTATCATTGGGACTATGAAAGGGTCTCGTCTGCAAGATGCATTCTTTTTCAGAGATGAGATGAAAGCAATGGGTTTAATCCCTGAT GTTGCATTGTACAACTTCTTAATCTCAACTTGTGGGAAATGCCATAATTCAGACCAGGCAATTCTg CTTttagaagaaatgaagagatatGGAGTCAAACTCACCGGGCAGACCTATGTTTGTCTACTAAATGCATGCGCAGCCTTGGGCAGATTAGATCGAGT GTTGCCAATAGTCAAGGAGATGACTGCAGGTGGTCTTGGTTTGAACAGATTTTGCTATGCAGGCCTAATAACTGCACACAGAAATAGGATACCTCTTTCAGATGATGTAGCTTCCAAA ATCATTGAGCTGGTTGAGCAGTCCAAGGGTTGGGCATCCGTGGACCGATCAAAAACCACAGCAGAAAATGTCATGATGGGCATCACTGATGAAGAACTGTACAATATGCCTACTGCTGAGTATGTTCGTCGGCGTGGTGGTTTTGTGAATCGGTTGCTTACTGTGTATCATGTTGCATTTCATGCATTGGCTGATCTTGCGAATGTAAAG GCAATGGAAGCTCTTTGGGATATGCTTAGAAAGGATGGTCAACTTCCAGATATTTTCATCCTGCTGCAAATTATGAG GTGCTATCTATATTCTGGAGACATAGACCGTGGGCAGCAGATCTTTGAAGACTACATGAGTTCAGGGAAAGCACCTGTTCCAGAGCTTTACATT ACTCTGACTGAAGGAGCAATGCGCGGATATACTGCCAAGGGAATGCAACTTGCACAAGATACACTG GTAAATATGAATTCCAGAAACTTTTTCCTTAGCCCAAAACAAGGAAATGATCTCCTCCTTGCAGCCTCAGGTGAAGAG ACTGGTGGGTTTACAACTGCCAATTTGATATGGGATATGATGCAAGCTCGCAATTTCATCCCATCTCTTCCAGCTGTTGAAGCATATTACAACGGTTTAAAA AGACGGGAAATTCCTGAAGATGACGAACGGTTAACGCTAGTATCACGCACTCTAGAAAATCTACGTGCAAGACGATTTTCTGGACCATTTCCTCAATCTTAA